The genomic region CAAGACAACCTGAAATGGCAGGTACATTAACAACACGTATGTTACTTGCTATGGCTGTTACAGAATCTACAGGTTTATACTCATTAGTTATTGCATTATTAATGTTAATTGTTTTACCATAATAGTCTTAATTCGGGGTAAAAATCCCCATAAAAGGGGGTGTAGAAATGCTAGATTTTAATTTTACATCAATAGTAAATTTATTTGGATTCGTATTTTTAGCTTATTTCCTATGGGTCATGTTATACAAGCCATTTTTTGAAATGGCTGAAAAAAGAAAGGAAATAGTTGAAAGCGAATTAAATCAAGCTGAAAAATTAAGAAAAGAAGCTGAAGAAAAATTAAAACAAGCTAATATAGAAATCGAAGACGTTAGAGCCAAAAAAGAAAGTATTATAAAAGAAGCTGAAGAATTAGCTAAAAATATTGTTTCTAATGCTAAAGAAGAAGCTGCTAATGAAAAAGCAAGAATTATTGCTGCAGCTGAAAAAGAAGCTACAGAAATCAAAGAAGAAGCATATAAAGATATACAAAATAAAGTTGTATCCTTATCTATTGCTATTGCTTCAATGATTTTAAAGAAAAACGTTGATGAAAAAGTAAATGAAGAAATCGTCAAAAGAGCATTTGAAGCTTTGAATAAGGGTGAAAAATTATGAAAAACTCTATATCTATAGCATCAAGATATGTT from Marinitoga litoralis harbors:
- the atpF gene encoding F0F1 ATP synthase subunit B, giving the protein MLDFNFTSIVNLFGFVFLAYFLWVMLYKPFFEMAEKRKEIVESELNQAEKLRKEAEEKLKQANIEIEDVRAKKESIIKEAEELAKNIVSNAKEEAANEKARIIAAAEKEATEIKEEAYKDIQNKVVSLSIAIASMILKKNVDEKVNEEIVKRAFEALNKGEKL